One genomic window of Glycine soja cultivar W05 chromosome 9, ASM419377v2, whole genome shotgun sequence includes the following:
- the LOC114367019 gene encoding kinase-interacting family protein-like isoform X2, with amino-acid sequence MELCKPDLEERMKVLAMSTTEDEEMGDTFADRAETYYQKRPQLLSLLQDLYNGYITLSDRYIQTLAKHKHHSRHSSQVSTVDEGFSDQEEEASGVSHSDSDIESSISYQHPQHMMMPIGLPKSSMLDVDAIVAELLIRNIEYDMLMHEVGVMERRYCESSRKSELQKSLLEVLESERIVLLNENASLGYRVNTLVEENKELASESVFIKRKAGELAKCVLKMREDHRVYLLHRKIEDLQAQIHALEKRNKEYYDKLLRRDGHEDGKKGVALEVCVQMDKQKRFKWKDGNTSGMKKFHGKKSPPSLWKKLKNMDLLLCGTNPTCA; translated from the exons ATGGAATTGTGTAAACCTG ACTTGGAGGAGAGGATGAAAGTGTTGGCAATGAGTACAACAGAAGATGAAGAAATGGGAGACACATTTGCTGATAGAGCAGAAACTTACTACCAAAAGAGGCCTCAGCTACTGTCCCTTCTGCAGGACTTGTACAATGGCTACATAACCTTATCTGACCGTTACATCCAAACACTGGCCAAACACAAGCACCATAGTAGACACTCTTCTCAAGTTTCAACTGTAGATGAAGGCTTCTCTgaccaagaagaagaagctaGTGGTGTGAGCCACAGTGATTCAGACATTGAAAGCTCAATCTCCTACCAACACCCCCAACACATGATGATGCCAATAGGCCTCCCAAAAAGCTCCATGCTTGATGTTGATGCTATTGTTGCTGAGCTTTTGATAAGGAATATTGAGTATGACATGTTGATGCATGAAGTTGGTGTCATGGAGAGGAGGTACTGTGAGTCCTCAAGGAAAAGTGAGCTTCAAAAGAGCCTTCTTGAGGTGTTGGAGTCTGAGAGGATTGTTCTTTTGAATGAGAATGCTAGCTTGGGCTATAGGGTCAACACTTTGGTGGAAGAAAACAAGGAGCTTGCATCTGAGTCAGTGTTCATCAAGAGAAAAGCCGGTGAGCTTGCTAAGTGTGTGCTGAAGATGAGGGAGGATCATAGAGTGTACTTGCTGCACAGGAAAATTGAGGATCTTCAGGCTCAGATACATGCCTTGGAGAAGAGGAACAAGGAGTACTATGATAAGCTTCTGAGAAGAGATGGTCATGAAGATGGTAAAAAAGGTGTGGCTTTGGAGGTTTGTGTTCAGATGGACAAGCAAAAGAGGTTCAAGTGGAAAGATGGCAACACTTCTGGGATGAAGAAATTTCATGGGAAGAAGTCCCCCCCAAGTTTGTGGAAAAAGCTGAAGAACATGGATTTGTTGTTGTGTGGTACTAATCCAACTTGTGCTTGA
- the LOC114367019 gene encoding kinase-interacting family protein-like isoform X1, translating into MERDPNMGKEKVVSNSTLLPSSTKGFKDKGIPNNSMPSWLLTNISDLEERMKVLAMSTTEDEEMGDTFADRAETYYQKRPQLLSLLQDLYNGYITLSDRYIQTLAKHKHHSRHSSQVSTVDEGFSDQEEEASGVSHSDSDIESSISYQHPQHMMMPIGLPKSSMLDVDAIVAELLIRNIEYDMLMHEVGVMERRYCESSRKSELQKSLLEVLESERIVLLNENASLGYRVNTLVEENKELASESVFIKRKAGELAKCVLKMREDHRVYLLHRKIEDLQAQIHALEKRNKEYYDKLLRRDGHEDGKKGVALEVCVQMDKQKRFKWKDGNTSGMKKFHGKKSPPSLWKKLKNMDLLLCGTNPTCA; encoded by the exons ATGGAGAGGGACCCAAACATGGGCAAGGAAAAAGTGGTTTCAAATTCCACATTGCTTCCCTCGTCCACAAAAGGGTTCAAGGACAAGGGCATCCCCAACAATAGCATGCCCTCCTGGCTTCTCACCAACATTTCTG ACTTGGAGGAGAGGATGAAAGTGTTGGCAATGAGTACAACAGAAGATGAAGAAATGGGAGACACATTTGCTGATAGAGCAGAAACTTACTACCAAAAGAGGCCTCAGCTACTGTCCCTTCTGCAGGACTTGTACAATGGCTACATAACCTTATCTGACCGTTACATCCAAACACTGGCCAAACACAAGCACCATAGTAGACACTCTTCTCAAGTTTCAACTGTAGATGAAGGCTTCTCTgaccaagaagaagaagctaGTGGTGTGAGCCACAGTGATTCAGACATTGAAAGCTCAATCTCCTACCAACACCCCCAACACATGATGATGCCAATAGGCCTCCCAAAAAGCTCCATGCTTGATGTTGATGCTATTGTTGCTGAGCTTTTGATAAGGAATATTGAGTATGACATGTTGATGCATGAAGTTGGTGTCATGGAGAGGAGGTACTGTGAGTCCTCAAGGAAAAGTGAGCTTCAAAAGAGCCTTCTTGAGGTGTTGGAGTCTGAGAGGATTGTTCTTTTGAATGAGAATGCTAGCTTGGGCTATAGGGTCAACACTTTGGTGGAAGAAAACAAGGAGCTTGCATCTGAGTCAGTGTTCATCAAGAGAAAAGCCGGTGAGCTTGCTAAGTGTGTGCTGAAGATGAGGGAGGATCATAGAGTGTACTTGCTGCACAGGAAAATTGAGGATCTTCAGGCTCAGATACATGCCTTGGAGAAGAGGAACAAGGAGTACTATGATAAGCTTCTGAGAAGAGATGGTCATGAAGATGGTAAAAAAGGTGTGGCTTTGGAGGTTTGTGTTCAGATGGACAAGCAAAAGAGGTTCAAGTGGAAAGATGGCAACACTTCTGGGATGAAGAAATTTCATGGGAAGAAGTCCCCCCCAAGTTTGTGGAAAAAGCTGAAGAACATGGATTTGTTGTTGTGTGGTACTAATCCAACTTGTGCTTGA
- the LOC114368453 gene encoding serine/threonine-protein phosphatase 7 long form homolog — translation MKRHEFVWEPYTPTVMAALPQICVVGSVVWFAVVPLICFHVVEWHQPDRVLRQYGLQQPIPGCPSQPQNLHGITLKGKQDENWFHLLAPIISQWNNAAQFRVDVYPRQQGLLGFNSDYMVWYRRKTKMFVDPNNANTAALGEVVETLQYMVSPQGRNTWTVDDLVPYVDKLAIISEEQERVTEPVSHGPASEREFPAPEFHILQSSVETRGLGRRREPLQEKENEAVCKKNQMKQLQE, via the exons atgaaacgacatgag tttgtctGGGAGCCATACACACCAACTGTGATGGCAGCGCTGCCTCAAATTTGTGTGGTTGGAAGTGTAGTCTGGTTCGCGGTGGTGCCActgatttgttttcatgttgttgagtggcaccaacccgatAGGGTTTTACGACAATATGGATTGCAACAACCTATTCCCGGGTGTCCTTCGCAACCGCAGAATCTCCATGGCATAACgctcaaaggcaaacaagatGAGAATTGGTTCCACCTGTTGGCCCCAATCATTAGTCAGTGGAACAATGCAGCGCAGTTTAGGGTCGACGTTTATCCTCGACAGCAGGGCCTACTAGGTTTTAACTCGGACTATATGGTGTGGTATAGGCGtaaaacaaagatgtttgtcgacccaaacaatgcaaacacagctgcattg GGTGAAGTTGTGGAGACTTTAcagtatatggtgtcaccacaagggaggaacacatggacagttgatgatctcgtgccttacgTGGATAAGTTGGCGATTATATcagaagagcaagagagagtcactgagccagtgtcacatggtccagcatcagAGCGTGAATTCCCAGCACCAGAGTTTCACAttcttcagtcaagtgttgaaactcgggGGTTAGGCAGACGAAGGGAGCCT
- the LOC114425503 gene encoding dehydrogenase/reductase SDR family member FEY-like, whose translation MATTTSSSSEEAPNTKKNKKERLGWIEWLRGWFYLVYEMLFQRIMASHLHNPMPLPPVNDLTCIVTGSTSGIGLEIARQLAQSGAHVVMAVRNTKAAQELIQKWQVDSEGLSIPLNVEVMQVDLLSLDSVTRFAEAWNARSAPLHVLINNAGIFSIGEPQKFSKDGYEQHLQVNHLAPALLSILLLPSLIRGSPSRIVNVNSIMHHVGFVDTEDMNVTSGKRKFSSLVGYSSSKLAEIMFSSILNKRLPAESGISVLCVSPGIVQTNVARDLPKLVQAAYHLIPYFIFSAQEGARSALFAATDPQVPEYCDMLKADEWPVCAFISQDCRPANPSEEAHNVQTSYEVWEKTLEMIGLPSDAVERLLDGEEVKSHYRQEQ comes from the exons atggCAACGACGACGTCGTCTTCAAGCGAGGAAGCACCGAACACTAAGAAGAACAAGAAGGAGCGTTTAGGTTGGATAGAATGGTTAAGAGGTTGGTTCTATTTGGTCTACGAAATGCTCTTTCAGCGCATCATGGCGAGCCACTTGCACAACCCTATGCCTCTCCCTCCTGTAAACGACCTCACTTGCATTGTCACCGGCTCCACCAGCGGCATTGGCCTCGAAATTGCTAG GCAATTGGCTCAGTCAGGGGCCCATGTTGTTATGGCTGTGAGGAACACTAAGGCAGCTCAGGAGTTGATCCAGAAGTGGCAGGTTGATTCTGAAGGATTGAGTATTCCTCTCAATGTTGAG GTGATGCAAGTTGATCTTCTCTCATTGGATTCTGTCACAAGGTTTGCTGAAGCATGGAATGCACGCTCAGCACCCTTGCATGTTCTCATCAATAATGCTGGGATTTTTTCTATTGGAG AGCCACAAAAGTTTTCCAAAGATGGTTATGAACAGCACTTGCAAGTGAATCATCTTGCTCCTGCCTTGCTTTCGATACTTCTTTTGCCATCCCTTATTAGGGGTTCTCCTAGTCGCATTGTTAATGTGAATTCCATA ATGCATCATGTTGGCTTTGTAGACACCGAAGATATGAATGTCACATCTGGAAAAAGGAAATTTTCTAGTTTGGTAGGGTACTCAAGCAGCAAGTTAGCAGAG ATTATGTTTAGTAGTATTCTTAATAAACGACTCCCTGCGGAATCTGGCATCAGTGTATTGTGTGTATCACCTGGAATTGTCCAGACCAATGTG GCAAGAGATCTTCCGAAACTTGTTCAAGCTGCGTATCATTTGATCCCTTACTTCATCTTTAGTGCTCAAGAAG GTGCAAGGAGTGCTCTCTTTGCTGCCACTGATCCTCAAGTTCCGGAGTATTGTGATATGTTGAAAGCAGATGAGTGGCCTGTTTGTGCCTTTATTTCTCAAGATTGTCGTCCAGCAAATCCATCGGAAGAAGCGCACAACGTTCAAACATCGTATGAAGTGTGGGAGAAGACATTAGAGATGATTGGCCTTCCCTCAGATGCTGTGGAGAGGCTTTTAGATGGGGAAGAAGTTAAAAGCCATTATAGACAAGAACAGTAA
- the LOC114368452 gene encoding mavicyanin, whose translation MGLQAYQCSCLIMFYLCLTNPFIFLYAKGETYIVGDSYGWDDVLDFSNWRDGKEFHVGDVLVFNYERSLHSVLQVDSTAYENCIKDSYTQRFTSGNDSVVLKEGRAWFICGVDDHCENGQKLHITATS comes from the exons ATGGGTCTTCAAGCTTATCAATGTTCCTGTTTAATCATGTTCTACCTTTGCCTCACGAAccccttcatttttctctatgCAAAGGGAGAAACCTACATTGTTGGTGACAGTTATGGTTGGGATGACGTCTTGGATTTCAGCAACTGGCGTGATGGAAAAGAGTTTCATGTTGGTGATGTTCTAG TGTTCAACTACGAAAGAAGCCTGCATAGTGTGTTGCAAGTTGATTCCACTGCTTATGAGAATTGCATAAAGGACTCGTATACACAGAGGTTCACTAGTGGCAATGACTCGGTGGTTTTAAAGGAAGGCAGAGCATGGTTCATATGTGGAGTAGATGATCACTGTGAAAATGGGCAGAAGCTTCACATTACTGCAACTTCTTAG